AACGAACAACATAGCCGATGAGTTTTTACAAGTTGCAACACAAGCACCACAACCAATACAAGCTGCAGCATCCATAGCTTCCTCAGCATCATCCTGAGCAATAGGAATAGCGTTACCATCAGGTACACCACCAGTGTTTACAGAAATATAACCTCCCGATTGAAGAATTTTTTCGAATGCAGTACGATCTACAATTAAATCTTTGATTACTGGAAATGCACCAGCTCTCCAAGGTTCGATTGTAATGGTTGCACCATCTTCGAATTTACGCATGTGTAACTGACATGTAGTGATATCATCATCTGGTCCGTGTGCACGTCCATCGATGAACAAGCTACACATTCCGCAGATTCCTTCTCTACAGTCATGATCAAATGCTACAGGTTCCTGACCATCACTAATCAACTGCTCGTTAAGAAT
This genomic interval from uncultured Marinifilum sp. contains the following:
- a CDS encoding succinate dehydrogenase/fumarate reductase iron-sulfur subunit — protein: MADKILKELTLKIWRQKNAKSQGKFETYKINNISTGTSFLEMLDILNEQLISDGQEPVAFDHDCREGICGMCSLFIDGRAHGPDDDITTCQLHMRKFEDGATITIEPWRAGAFPVIKDLIVDRTAFEKILQSGGYISVNTGGVPDGNAIPIAQDDAEEAMDAAACIGCGACVATCKNSSAMLFVSAKVSHLAKLPQGRIEAARRAKNMVAKMDEMGFGNCTNTGACEVECPKGISIANIARLNREFLAAKIKD